From a single Pseudalkalibacillus hwajinpoensis genomic region:
- the hemE gene encoding uroporphyrinogen decarboxylase, protein MSKAPFNDQFLRACRGEETDHTPVWYMRQAGRYQAEYRKIREKYSFHEMNLNPEVAAEVTRFAVEQLGVDSAILFADIMTPLPSIGVDVEIKSGVGPVIDNPIKTRSDIDRLGELDPLKDIPYVMETIKMLREQLSVPLIGFSGAPFTVASYMIEGGPSKNYYKTKAFMYSDPEGWHRLMNKLGDMTIAYLTAQVQAGAQAIQLFDSWVGALNEADYRTYIAPIMNKIFSSLKELGVPLLMFGVGASHLIQEWNKLPLDVIGIDWRITIKKAREIEGITRPLMGNLEPALLLAPWEVIEERTKEILDQGMETPGYIFNLGHGVFPQVKVETLQRLTNFVHDYTRKNS, encoded by the coding sequence ATGAGTAAAGCACCATTTAATGATCAATTTCTTCGGGCATGCCGGGGAGAAGAGACAGACCATACACCTGTATGGTATATGAGACAAGCGGGTCGATATCAGGCTGAATATAGAAAAATTCGCGAAAAATATTCCTTTCATGAAATGAATTTAAATCCAGAAGTAGCTGCAGAGGTAACGCGATTTGCGGTAGAACAGCTTGGTGTTGATTCAGCGATCCTGTTCGCTGATATTATGACCCCACTCCCATCAATTGGAGTAGACGTTGAAATAAAATCAGGTGTCGGTCCTGTCATCGACAATCCGATTAAGACGAGGTCGGACATTGATCGTCTTGGGGAACTGGACCCGCTGAAAGATATTCCTTATGTAATGGAAACGATCAAGATGCTAAGAGAGCAGCTATCGGTACCGTTAATTGGATTTAGTGGTGCGCCGTTTACTGTAGCGAGCTATATGATTGAAGGTGGCCCTTCAAAAAACTATTATAAGACAAAAGCATTTATGTACTCTGATCCAGAGGGCTGGCATCGTCTCATGAATAAACTTGGTGACATGACAATTGCTTATTTAACGGCTCAGGTTCAGGCAGGCGCCCAGGCGATTCAATTGTTTGATTCGTGGGTTGGCGCTTTAAATGAAGCGGACTATCGCACTTATATTGCACCGATTATGAATAAAATCTTTTCTTCCCTTAAAGAGCTAGGTGTTCCACTTTTAATGTTTGGAGTTGGTGCGAGCCATCTCATTCAGGAGTGGAATAAACTTCCTTTAGATGTGATTGGGATTGACTGGCGTATAACCATCAAGAAAGCACGAGAAATCGAGGGCATTACAAGGCCGTTAATGGGAAATCTTGAGCCTGCACTACTTCTTGCTCCCTGGGAAGTAATCGAGGAGCGCACGAAAGAAATACTTGATCAAGGAATGGAAACGCCTGGATATATCTTCAATTTAGGACATGGAGTTTTCCCACAGGTTAAGGTAGAAACTCTTCAGCGCTTAACAAA